The DNA window CGCGGAAGGTATCGATACGCAGCTCGGCCGGATTGATGGCGATGGCCTCAGCCTCTGGCACTTCGTGCAGCACGGCGACGGTACAGGCTGAGGTGTGTACCCGGCCCTGGGATTCTGTTTCCGGTACCCGCTGTACCCTGTGGCCACCGGATTCAAATTTGAGCTTGCCGTAAACACCATCACCACTGAACCTGGCAATGATTTCCTTGTAGCCACCGTGTTCGCCGTCGTTGGAACTCATGATTTCCACCTGCCAGCGATTGGCCTCGGCATAGCGGCTGTACATGCGGAACAGATCGCCGGCAAAGATAGCAGCTTCGTCACCACCGGCACCGGCGCGGATTTCCACGAAGGCGTTGGTATCATCGTTGGGATCTTTGGGCAGCAGCAGGATCTGCAGCTCGCCTTCGAGCCTTTCCAGGGTGGCACGGGCGCTTTTCAGCTCTTCCTGGGCCATTTCCCGGAGCTCGGGGTCGTCCTCTTCCAGCATGTCCTTGGCGGTGTCGAGATCGGCCTGAGCCTGTTGGAAGGCCTTGAAACCCTTGACCACTTCTTCCAGCTGGGCATATTCCCTGGACAGGGCGCGAAAACGCTCCTGATCCGAAATAACGCTGGCATCGCTGAGCAGCGCCATCACTTCTTCATTACGCTCGAGCAAGCCTTCCAGCTTGCGGATCACGGATTCCTTCATGGAGCTTTAAAACCTTAGTGTTTGTCCAAGCCAAGCGCGCTGCGAAGTTGCCCTATCTGGTTCAGATCGCCCTGACGGCTTGCCGCCGACAGCGCCTGGGTCGGGGCATGGATGAGCTTGTTGGTCAGCTTGTTGGCCAGTTCCAGCATTACCTGCGAACTGTCTGCCCCCTGCGCCAGCTTGTTGAGGGCACGCTCCACCAGCTCATCTCTTATCGCCATACTGGCATCGCGGTATTCGCGGATGCTGTCGACTGTCTCCAGGGAACGGATCCAATCCATAAACAGGAAGGACTGTTCCTGGGCTATCACTTCTGCTTGCTCGGCCGCCTCTCTGCGGGAGGCCATATTCTGTTCAATGATGCTTTGCAGGTCGTCCACAGTGTACAGGAAGGCGTCGTCCAATTCGGCGACCTCGGCTTCAATATCTCTGGGAACTGCTATATCAACCAATAACATAGGTTGATGGCGACGCTGCTTAAGCGCTTTTTCGACCATGCCCTTGCCAAGGATAGGCAGCGGGCTGGCGGTAGAGGATATCACGATATCGGCCTTGGGGAGAAAATCCGGTATCTGCGACAGGGTAATGGCGGTGGCACCGAACTCGGCGCACATGGCCTGGGCTCGCTCTATGGTGCGGTTGGCCACCACCATGGAGTCGACCCCGTTTTCCTTAAGATGACGGGCCACCAGTTCTATGGTTTCGCCGGCACCGATGAGCAGCACCTTGGTACTGCTCAGGGACGAGAAAATATGCTTGGCCATGCTGACGGCAGCGAAGGCCACAGACACGGCAGCGGCGCCGATTTCGGTTTCTGTGCGGACCTTCTTGGCCACGGAAAAAGTGCTTTGGAACAAGCGGTCCAGGGTCACGGCCACTGTACCGGCCTCTTTGGCGTTGGCGAAGGCCTGTTTCACCTGCCCCAGGATCTGTGGCTCGCCGAGCACCAGGGAGTCCAAACCACAGGCCACCCGCATCAAGTGGCGTACCGCTTCCTGGCCCTGATGATAATAGACACAGGGTGAGACTTCATCGTGCTGCAGGTTGTGGTAACTTTCAAGCCAGCGCAGCACGTCGGCCTTGTCAGCCTGATTGCAGTACAACTCGGTACGGTTGCAGGTCGACACTATCACGGCCTCGCCCGATGCTGTACAGCTGGCGAGACTGCGCATGGCGTCATGGATCTTGTCCGGTGAGAAAGCGACTTTCTCACGCAAATCCACCGTGGCCGTCTTATGGTTAATCCCGATTGCTACAAGGCTCATCTGACTCGTTCTGGTTCTGGGCGACGCATTTAATGGCGCCATTCTACTGAAATGACCGGGGTAAAAACAGAATCCTCTTAACAAAAGCGCGATGAAGGACCGATTTTTACCCTTTGGCTGCCGGTTCTGGCACGCTGCGGCCTATTTTACAGACCGCGGGCATTGGTATTATTAACAAGCCCCCGTATCATAAGAATTTATTCACTTCTGTCATAGTTGATTAATTTGAGCCGTTTCACAAAATTCACCATCGCCCTGTGTTGGGTCATGTCTTTGGCCCTGAGTGGTTGCGGCATCACACCGCCACAGGACCTGCTGCCGGTTGATGTCGACGACGCCGCCAAGGCCCGAGCCTGGGAGCTCAAGGGCAAGATAGCCGTCAAGACAGATGCCGATAATGTCAGTACCAATATCTACT is part of the Shewanella cyperi genome and encodes:
- the prfA gene encoding peptide chain release factor 1; this encodes MKESVIRKLEGLLERNEEVMALLSDASVISDQERFRALSREYAQLEEVVKGFKAFQQAQADLDTAKDMLEEDDPELREMAQEELKSARATLERLEGELQILLLPKDPNDDTNAFVEIRAGAGGDEAAIFAGDLFRMYSRYAEANRWQVEIMSSNDGEHGGYKEIIARFSGDGVYGKLKFESGGHRVQRVPETESQGRVHTSACTVAVLHEVPEAEAIAINPAELRIDTFRASGAGGQHVNKTDSAIRITHLPTGTVVECQDERSQHKNKARALSVLAARLQAAEDEKRRSAEATTRRNLVGSGDRSERIRTYNFPQGRVSDHRINLTLYRLSEVMEGDLNALIDPVMQEHQADLLAALADEQG
- the hemA gene encoding glutamyl-tRNA reductase — protein: MSLVAIGINHKTATVDLREKVAFSPDKIHDAMRSLASCTASGEAVIVSTCNRTELYCNQADKADVLRWLESYHNLQHDEVSPCVYYHQGQEAVRHLMRVACGLDSLVLGEPQILGQVKQAFANAKEAGTVAVTLDRLFQSTFSVAKKVRTETEIGAAAVSVAFAAVSMAKHIFSSLSSTKVLLIGAGETIELVARHLKENGVDSMVVANRTIERAQAMCAEFGATAITLSQIPDFLPKADIVISSTASPLPILGKGMVEKALKQRRHQPMLLVDIAVPRDIEAEVAELDDAFLYTVDDLQSIIEQNMASRREAAEQAEVIAQEQSFLFMDWIRSLETVDSIREYRDASMAIRDELVERALNKLAQGADSSQVMLELANKLTNKLIHAPTQALSAASRQGDLNQIGQLRSALGLDKH